In Moorena sp. SIOASIH, the following proteins share a genomic window:
- a CDS encoding FkbM family methyltransferase: MNLPLTIKTHLKELVIGTRFEPAARSIVDLIKPPSKDILRSREDDTYVYQIMKRILDKSSNCIDVGANMGSVLTKICQLAPLGQHYAFEPVPRLATRLQKRFPKVDVRQIALSDLQGQTTFFHVVDAPALSSLKHRDYTHWGYNNAQTESIAIKTQKLDDILQPDFKVKFIKVDTEGAEFQVFKGAIRTLKTHKPYLVFEFGRTAMVYYKTTPGMMYDFLVNQCGFKFFKLNSWLEGLTPLSKTEFAIICEEGSAWNFLATP, translated from the coding sequence ATGAATCTACCTTTAACAATCAAAACTCACCTGAAAGAGTTAGTGATTGGCACACGGTTTGAGCCTGCGGCAAGAAGTATTGTTGATTTGATCAAGCCTCCCAGCAAAGATATCCTGAGGAGCAGGGAAGATGACACCTATGTCTATCAGATTATGAAGCGGATTTTAGACAAATCCTCAAACTGTATCGATGTGGGTGCCAACATGGGGAGTGTGTTGACAAAAATATGCCAACTGGCTCCCCTCGGTCAGCACTATGCTTTCGAGCCGGTTCCCCGACTGGCTACTCGGCTGCAAAAACGGTTCCCAAAGGTTGATGTTAGGCAAATTGCTTTGAGTGATTTACAGGGACAAACCACGTTCTTCCATGTTGTTGATGCCCCAGCACTCAGTAGTCTAAAACACAGAGACTACACCCATTGGGGCTATAACAATGCTCAAACAGAATCGATTGCCATCAAAACTCAAAAACTTGATGACATCCTTCAACCTGACTTCAAAGTTAAGTTTATTAAGGTAGATACAGAAGGAGCAGAGTTTCAGGTTTTCAAAGGTGCTATCCGAACCTTAAAAACCCACAAGCCTTACCTAGTCTTTGAATTTGGTCGTACTGCCATGGTTTATTATAAAACAACGCCAGGTATGATGTATGATTTCCTAGTCAACCAGTGTGGTTTTAAGTTTTTTAAACTGAACAGTTGGCTAGAGGGGTTAACTCCACTCAGTAAGACGGAATTTGCCATAATCTGTGAAGAAGGCTCTGCTTGGAATTTCTTGGCTACGCCTTAG
- the iscB gene encoding RNA-guided endonuclease IscB yields MRVFVLDKNKKPLDPCQPARARILLKQGKARVLKRYPFTIIMPELEVKNCVTHEHQLKIDPGAKTTGLAIVQDNKVVWGAELTHRGFQIRDALISRRRLRRSRRNRKTRYRQPRFLNRKRSVGWLAPSLMSRVHNILTWTKKLSRLCPIVGISQELVRFDTQKMENPEISGVEYQQGTLYGYELREYLLEKWNRQCAYCGAANTPLEIEHIKPLARGGSNRVCNLAIACHKCNQTKGVQEIEQFLSGKPSVLKRVLAQAKKPLANAAAVNSTRWKLYNHLKSTGLPIETGSGGLTKYNRCRQNLPKTHWLDAANVGKVDNLYIESYQPLLITAKGHGTRQMCRTNKFGFPTRYVPRYKEVKGFQTGDIVKAIVTKGKKIGTYTGRVATRQTGSFNISTKPGLVQGISHKYCSVIHRKDGYYYSF; encoded by the coding sequence ATGCGCGTATTTGTACTCGACAAAAACAAAAAACCATTAGACCCTTGTCAGCCTGCTAGAGCCAGAATTCTACTCAAACAGGGGAAAGCAAGAGTTCTAAAAAGATACCCGTTCACAATCATTATGCCAGAATTGGAGGTCAAAAACTGTGTAACCCACGAACATCAACTCAAAATAGACCCCGGTGCTAAGACTACGGGCTTAGCCATTGTCCAGGATAATAAAGTTGTTTGGGGAGCTGAACTAACTCACAGGGGTTTTCAAATCAGAGATGCTCTAATCTCTCGTAGGCGGTTAAGGCGTTCTAGGCGTAACCGGAAAACTCGTTACCGTCAGCCTAGATTTTTGAATCGAAAACGCTCAGTTGGCTGGCTAGCTCCTAGTTTAATGTCACGAGTTCACAATATCTTGACTTGGACTAAAAAGTTAAGTAGATTATGCCCAATTGTTGGTATTTCTCAGGAGTTAGTCCGTTTTGACACTCAAAAAATGGAAAATCCCGAAATATCTGGTGTCGAGTATCAGCAAGGCACATTGTACGGGTATGAACTACGGGAGTATCTACTTGAAAAATGGAACCGCCAATGTGCTTACTGTGGAGCAGCTAACACTCCTCTAGAAATAGAGCATATCAAGCCATTAGCTAGGGGAGGCTCTAACCGAGTCTGTAACTTAGCTATTGCTTGTCACAAATGTAATCAGACGAAAGGAGTTCAGGAAATCGAACAATTTTTGTCTGGCAAACCTAGTGTCTTAAAGCGAGTTTTGGCTCAGGCGAAAAAGCCTTTAGCTAATGCAGCAGCGGTTAACTCAACCAGATGGAAATTATACAATCACCTTAAGTCAACTGGTTTACCGATTGAGACCGGTAGTGGTGGATTAACTAAGTATAATCGTTGCCGTCAAAATCTCCCTAAAACCCATTGGTTGGATGCCGCTAATGTCGGTAAAGTTGATAACTTGTACATCGAAAGCTATCAACCATTATTGATTACAGCTAAAGGACATGGAACTCGTCAGATGTGTCGAACGAATAAGTTTGGTTTCCCGACTCGTTATGTCCCCAGGTACAAAGAAGTTAAAGGTTTTCAAACCGGAGATATTGTAAAAGCCATTGTAACCAAAGGTAAGAAAATAGGAACCTATACAGGCAGAGTAGCTACTCGCCAAACCGGCTCATTTAATATCTCTACAAAACCTGGACTGGTTCAAGGAATTAGTCACAAATATTGCAGCGTTATACACCGGAAAGATGGATACTATTATAGTTTCTAA
- a CDS encoding reverse transcriptase domain-containing protein, whose product MEKIEPISQDTGIVTEHTTEWHSINWKKAYRQVRKLRQRIFKATREGNWKKVNKLQRLMLRSYSNVQISVKTATQQNKGKRTAGVDQEKCLNPQERGQMVDRLINLKSWAAKPTKRIYIPKANGKQRPLGIPSITDRCLQAIVKNTLEPAWEAQFEGTSYGFRPGRSAHDARQRIFSNIKGEKNRKWWIVEADIKGCFDNIAHQPLLESIGNFPARKQIKDWLKAGYVDKNTFHPTESGTPQGGIISPLLANIALHGLETELGITYKRVKRNNRASYWENKSNRTIARFADDFVIITESKEDAVNAKEITKKWLSKRGLELSEEKNQDNSPNRRIRFPRMELQEI is encoded by the coding sequence ATGGAAAAGATAGAACCTATATCGCAAGATACGGGTATCGTAACTGAACACACCACTGAATGGCACTCCATAAATTGGAAGAAAGCCTACAGACAGGTGAGGAAATTAAGACAACGTATTTTCAAAGCGACACGTGAAGGAAACTGGAAAAAGGTCAATAAACTCCAAAGATTGATGCTTAGGAGTTACAGCAATGTCCAGATATCCGTCAAAACAGCCACCCAACAAAATAAAGGAAAGAGAACGGCAGGGGTTGATCAAGAAAAATGCCTGAATCCTCAAGAAAGAGGACAGATGGTAGACAGATTAATCAACCTCAAATCATGGGCAGCTAAACCCACCAAACGCATCTACATACCCAAGGCCAACGGCAAACAAAGACCCTTAGGGATACCAAGTATCACCGACAGATGTCTACAAGCCATAGTCAAAAACACACTAGAACCTGCCTGGGAAGCCCAGTTTGAAGGAACCTCATACGGGTTCAGACCAGGCAGAAGTGCCCATGATGCCCGACAACGCATCTTCTCAAATATTAAAGGGGAAAAGAATAGGAAATGGTGGATAGTGGAAGCGGACATAAAAGGATGCTTCGACAATATAGCCCACCAACCACTTCTGGAATCCATCGGAAACTTTCCAGCAAGAAAGCAAATTAAAGACTGGTTAAAGGCAGGGTACGTAGATAAAAATACGTTCCACCCGACAGAATCAGGCACCCCACAGGGGGGAATAATAAGCCCACTTCTGGCCAACATTGCTTTACACGGACTGGAAACAGAGTTAGGAATAACCTATAAAAGGGTTAAAAGAAACAACAGGGCAAGTTACTGGGAAAATAAATCCAATAGAACAATAGCTCGCTTTGCGGATGACTTTGTAATCATAACAGAGAGCAAAGAAGATGCTGTGAACGCTAAGGAAATCACGAAGAAGTGGTTATCCAAAAGAGGGTTAGAACTATCGGAAGAAAAAAACCAAGATAACTCACCTAACAGAAGGATTCGATTTCCTAGGATGGAACTTCAGGAAATATAA
- a CDS encoding group II intron maturase-specific domain-containing protein: protein MAQLKGASEDVVIAKLQPLIRGWTNYHNGTVAKETFNNLNEYVRWKLVRWCLRRYPKNKSWEWIKAKHFGKFCPGREDNHVFGRKDNYLDKAQWTNITRHVLVTHNYSKDDPELQEYWKKRQEKNGKKAAEGALSKGRNKIALRQKYTCPYCGQPLGEYNNVHLHHIIPRENGGKDEAGNLVYVHEDCHRTIHALGASNPEIQEKLYRAIKTRPRNRKKSQKVQTRLSKD from the coding sequence ATGGCTCAACTAAAGGGTGCATCAGAAGATGTGGTGATAGCCAAGTTACAACCTCTCATAAGAGGATGGACCAACTATCACAACGGGACAGTGGCTAAAGAAACCTTCAACAACCTAAATGAATACGTAAGATGGAAATTAGTAAGATGGTGCCTAAGAAGATACCCAAAAAATAAAAGTTGGGAATGGATTAAAGCCAAACACTTCGGCAAATTCTGCCCTGGAAGGGAAGATAACCATGTGTTCGGAAGGAAAGACAATTATCTGGACAAAGCACAATGGACAAACATCACCAGGCATGTGCTAGTAACCCACAACTACTCTAAGGACGACCCTGAACTCCAAGAATATTGGAAGAAAAGGCAAGAAAAAAATGGGAAAAAAGCAGCAGAAGGAGCACTATCCAAAGGTAGGAATAAGATAGCCTTAAGGCAAAAATACACCTGCCCATACTGCGGACAACCACTTGGAGAATATAATAATGTTCATCTACACCACATTATCCCTAGGGAAAATGGGGGAAAAGATGAAGCAGGGAACCTAGTATATGTCCACGAAGATTGTCACAGGACCATCCACGCCTTGGGAGCCAGCAATCCTGAGATACAGGAAAAACTGTATCGAGCGATAAAAACCCGTCCAAGGAACCGGAAGAAAAGCCAAAAGGTACAAACCCGGTTATCCAAAGACTAA
- the dhaL gene encoding dihydroxyacetone kinase subunit DhaL — protein sequence MVTKHQILQWLQAVATVLEQNKDYLTELDAAIGDADHGINMNRGFQKVITELPKVADKDIGSILKTVSMTLISSVGGASGPLYGTLFLRSSAAVAGKQELTKEDMVKLFQAAVEGVVQRGKANLGDKTMLDALSPAANAFAQAVDKGDSMLAALQQAVNAAEEGMKNTIPLVAKKGRASYLGERSAGHQDPDWVGRRDCSLFAP from the coding sequence ATGGTAACTAAACATCAAATTCTACAGTGGTTACAAGCAGTCGCTACTGTACTAGAACAAAACAAGGACTATCTAACCGAACTTGATGCTGCTATTGGTGATGCTGACCACGGTATCAATATGAATCGTGGCTTTCAAAAGGTGATCACTGAGCTTCCTAAAGTGGCAGATAAAGACATTGGCAGTATTCTCAAAACCGTCAGCATGACTCTAATTTCCAGTGTCGGAGGTGCCAGTGGACCACTTTATGGCACCCTGTTCTTGCGCTCAAGTGCAGCAGTAGCAGGAAAGCAAGAACTGACAAAAGAGGATATGGTCAAACTATTCCAAGCAGCAGTGGAGGGAGTCGTCCAGCGAGGCAAAGCCAACTTGGGAGATAAGACCATGTTAGATGCTCTATCACCCGCAGCCAATGCCTTCGCACAAGCTGTAGATAAAGGAGACAGTATGCTAGCAGCCTTGCAACAGGCCGTCAACGCCGCAGAAGAAGGGATGAAAAATACTATTCCGTTGGTGGCCAAGAAAGGACGAGCCAGTTATTTAGGGGAGCGCAGTGCTGGACATCAAGACCCTGATTGGGTAGGTCGGAGGGATTGCTCCCTCTTCGCCCCCTAA
- the dhaK gene encoding dihydroxyacetone kinase subunit DhaK, with the protein MKKLINHPDNVVRESLEGMAVAHPDLLKINLDPPLIYRADAPISNKVAIISGGGSGHEPLHGGFVGAGMLDAACPGEVFTSPTPDQMLEAAKIVNSGAGVLNIVKNYSGDVMNFELAAELAISEGIRVLNILIDDDVAVKDSLYTQGRRGVGTTLLAEKICGAAAAAGYDLKQLANLCRQVNGNGRSMGMALTSCTPPAKGSPMFDLGEAEIEFGIGIHGEPGRKRMSLKSADEITEMLALSIIEDSAYSRTLREWDEDKAEWTELEITDPPFQKSDRILAFVNSMGGTPLSELYIVYRKLAQICEQKGLEIVRSLIGPYITSLEMQGCSITLLKMNDELIKFWDAPVKTPALRWGL; encoded by the coding sequence ATGAAAAAATTAATCAATCATCCCGATAATGTTGTCAGAGAAAGCCTAGAAGGCATGGCTGTAGCCCATCCTGACCTGCTCAAAATTAATCTTGACCCCCCCTTGATCTACCGCGCTGATGCTCCCATATCAAACAAAGTAGCGATTATTTCCGGTGGTGGTAGTGGTCATGAACCCTTGCACGGGGGCTTTGTGGGTGCGGGAATGTTAGATGCCGCCTGTCCCGGTGAAGTGTTTACCTCTCCCACTCCCGACCAAATGCTAGAAGCTGCCAAAATAGTCAACAGTGGCGCGGGGGTTCTTAATATTGTCAAAAACTATAGCGGTGACGTCATGAATTTTGAGTTAGCTGCGGAATTAGCTATCTCAGAAGGCATCCGAGTCCTCAATATCCTAATTGATGATGATGTAGCGGTTAAAGATAGCCTCTATACTCAAGGCAGGCGGGGGGTAGGGACGACATTATTAGCCGAGAAAATCTGTGGCGCTGCCGCTGCTGCCGGTTATGACCTCAAACAACTGGCTAATCTCTGTCGCCAGGTTAATGGTAATGGACGCAGCATGGGTATGGCCTTGACATCCTGCACCCCTCCTGCTAAAGGTAGTCCCATGTTTGACTTGGGGGAAGCGGAAATAGAATTTGGGATTGGCATTCACGGAGAACCGGGAAGAAAACGAATGTCCCTAAAATCAGCGGATGAGATAACTGAAATGCTAGCGCTATCGATTATTGAAGATTCTGCCTATAGCCGCACATTGCGAGAGTGGGATGAAGATAAAGCAGAATGGACAGAGTTGGAAATAACTGACCCGCCTTTTCAGAAAAGCGATCGCATTCTAGCATTCGTGAATAGCATGGGTGGTACTCCCCTGTCGGAACTATACATTGTGTATCGGAAATTAGCCCAAATCTGTGAACAAAAGGGACTGGAAATCGTGCGTAGTCTGATTGGTCCTTATATTACGTCTCTAGAAATGCAAGGCTGCTCGATTACCCTACTCAAGATGAACGATGAGCTAATTAAATTCTGGGATGCACCAGTCAAGACACCAGCCCTGCGTTGGGGATTATGA
- a CDS encoding arginase family protein yields MTITKPMSSQRYAEFDQVFQLFDANGDGFISRQEIIDALEILGQGISLQDRSNLLNLLNTDDVVTRDAFMEWMVNRQDLDIRADLRQVFELIDVDGSGKLSIEEFTQIIRCFNTTVTDSEIAALVRKADLNGDGEIDFEEFIVTQTYESALKISIAGLRSFKKILLQYQKVAKFSSIALIEVDSELGAGTRGQSMGTAALREAAIQKQAARMHAENGVLSLDSLQVQTENWADALGHKHQYAKYIHKLYQVLSRTTDVVAQTLQEGLFPVVLGGDHSTAAGTIAGIKKAFPNHRLGVVWIDAHADIHSPYTTPSGNMHGMPLAMATATDNLAKQINDLDSDTVKLWNLCQRLGLADGANFSIEDLVYIAVRDTEEAEDHLIETHQILNMTSEHVRTLGADVVAQRCLEKLEGVDLIYVTFDVDSMDSTICMGTGTPAPNGIFVKEACLLNETLVKDPRVCCWEICEINPLLDTLNTMVENSLGIFETVVDAIANRLEVTGKA; encoded by the coding sequence ATGACCATAACCAAACCAATGTCATCTCAACGATATGCAGAATTTGACCAGGTCTTCCAGTTATTTGATGCCAATGGTGATGGATTCATCAGTCGTCAGGAGATCATCGATGCTCTAGAGATTCTGGGACAAGGCATTTCCCTTCAAGACCGAAGTAATCTGTTAAATCTGCTCAACACAGATGATGTTGTAACACGGGATGCCTTTATGGAGTGGATGGTAAACCGCCAAGATCTCGATATTAGGGCTGATCTGCGACAGGTGTTTGAACTGATTGATGTTGATGGTAGTGGCAAGTTATCGATTGAGGAGTTCACCCAGATTATCCGGTGCTTCAACACCACCGTAACTGATTCAGAAATTGCTGCCTTAGTGAGAAAAGCTGATTTAAATGGAGATGGTGAAATTGATTTTGAAGAGTTTATTGTCACTCAGACTTACGAATCGGCTCTGAAAATTTCGATCGCAGGGTTACGCAGTTTCAAAAAGATTTTACTTCAGTACCAGAAAGTCGCAAAGTTTTCCTCCATTGCCCTGATTGAAGTTGATTCTGAATTAGGAGCGGGAACGCGCGGTCAATCCATGGGAACTGCTGCTTTGAGAGAAGCTGCCATCCAAAAACAGGCAGCACGGATGCATGCCGAGAATGGTGTTTTGAGTCTGGATAGTTTACAAGTACAAACCGAAAATTGGGCAGATGCTCTGGGACACAAACATCAATACGCCAAGTATATTCACAAGCTATATCAGGTGCTGAGCCGAACTACAGATGTAGTCGCCCAAACCCTACAGGAGGGGCTGTTTCCAGTGGTACTCGGTGGGGATCATTCAACGGCAGCAGGGACAATCGCCGGAATCAAAAAAGCCTTTCCGAATCATCGCCTGGGAGTGGTTTGGATTGATGCCCATGCCGATATTCACTCCCCCTATACGACTCCATCGGGAAATATGCATGGGATGCCTCTGGCGATGGCGACTGCTACTGATAATCTGGCCAAGCAAATCAATGATCTTGACTCAGACACCGTAAAACTGTGGAACTTGTGCCAACGATTGGGGCTGGCAGATGGCGCGAATTTTAGCATTGAGGATTTGGTTTATATTGCGGTACGAGATACGGAAGAGGCAGAAGACCATTTGATTGAAACACACCAGATCCTAAACATGACCAGTGAGCACGTTCGTACCTTGGGTGCGGATGTCGTTGCCCAACGGTGTTTAGAGAAGCTAGAAGGGGTGGATCTGATTTACGTTACCTTCGACGTGGACAGTATGGACTCGACAATTTGTATGGGAACGGGAACCCCGGCTCCAAATGGGATTTTTGTCAAGGAAGCCTGTCTGCTCAACGAAACTTTGGTTAAAGATCCACGGGTGTGTTGTTGGGAAATCTGTGAAATTAATCCTCTGCTTGATACCCTCAACACCATGGTGGAAAACTCTTTGGGCATTTTTGAAACCGTAGTGGATGCCATTGCCAATCGCCTAGAAGTCACAGGGAAAGCATAA
- a CDS encoding urea transporter, which translates to MIKPSIPPATPEPSPLHELIAKLVLFKPHRTKLFPWLLPGAGTLPSLNQRLGHQPLLDFLNYNLRGIGQVIFVNNPLSGLLILVALFIQSPWVGVMSVVGVVASTVTAIFLDLNRDSLRNGIFGYNGILVGAALATFGASGNGNWNPLWIIAAIIFSALTTLLIKTVGVWFASKLKFPPLTLPFIAATLLFLVIAVWMPQPVYTLGSTPTPPPVLEPINWWQLATSVPIGFGQVFLMDKFVAGVLVLAAVAWCTPIGAAVGLLGGVFGTLAALITGVGADTISAGLCSYNAILTAMAISGVFFAPNLRSLLAGIFLAFFSTLLGGILSHIFSLLNLPILTLPFCLVTILGFRYLQQTLPSLVPVPLHAIASPEEHYQRYLVAKDILTTFRRQMQGAMAGTPHLYLFESASASTKGNIEYLFNAIDTDFSNTLSVNELAEHLRQVKRGMSQQELDYLFRCMDIDGSGEIDLAEFGELLLRQQRLMSNYNDFITYFIPIDANQDDAISIDEMNLAFASVGESPLSVHEVNFLYGRMNGEAITWNRFIEVLLVT; encoded by the coding sequence ATGATTAAACCTTCTATTCCCCCGGCTACCCCTGAACCCTCACCGCTCCATGAACTAATTGCCAAGCTAGTACTGTTCAAACCCCATCGGACTAAGCTATTTCCCTGGTTGCTACCTGGTGCAGGCACATTGCCATCTCTCAATCAACGGTTAGGCCATCAACCCCTGTTGGATTTTTTGAATTACAACTTGCGTGGCATTGGCCAGGTAATCTTTGTGAACAACCCCCTGAGTGGGTTATTGATTCTGGTAGCACTGTTTATTCAGTCACCTTGGGTAGGGGTGATGAGTGTAGTGGGTGTGGTGGCTTCAACCGTAACTGCCATCTTCCTTGATCTTAATCGCGATAGTCTTCGCAACGGTATTTTTGGCTATAACGGGATTTTAGTCGGAGCAGCACTTGCTACTTTTGGGGCATCCGGGAATGGTAACTGGAATCCCCTCTGGATCATCGCTGCTATCATCTTTTCTGCTCTTACCACTCTGCTGATCAAGACCGTCGGAGTCTGGTTTGCCAGCAAGCTGAAATTTCCCCCCCTAACCTTGCCCTTTATTGCGGCAACCCTGTTATTTCTGGTGATTGCGGTCTGGATGCCTCAACCAGTTTATACCTTGGGGAGCACGCCGACTCCCCCACCTGTCTTGGAACCGATCAATTGGTGGCAACTTGCCACCTCCGTGCCGATTGGGTTTGGACAGGTGTTTTTAATGGATAAGTTTGTGGCTGGGGTGCTTGTCCTGGCCGCAGTTGCCTGGTGTACACCGATTGGGGCAGCTGTCGGATTATTGGGGGGAGTATTCGGTACCCTGGCGGCGCTGATCACAGGTGTCGGTGCTGACACCATCTCGGCTGGATTGTGCAGTTACAACGCCATCTTGACAGCAATGGCTATTTCTGGAGTATTTTTTGCCCCCAACCTGCGCAGCTTACTTGCGGGCATTTTTTTGGCTTTTTTTTCAACTCTCCTGGGGGGCATTTTAAGCCACATCTTCAGCCTACTTAACTTGCCCATCCTGACCTTACCCTTCTGTTTGGTCACAATCCTAGGTTTCCGGTATTTGCAGCAGACACTGCCATCATTAGTCCCAGTTCCCCTACATGCGATCGCTAGCCCAGAAGAACATTACCAGCGTTACCTGGTTGCCAAAGATATCCTTACCACATTTCGCCGTCAGATGCAAGGGGCAATGGCCGGTACACCCCACCTATATTTATTTGAGTCTGCCTCCGCCTCAACCAAAGGAAATATCGAATATCTCTTTAATGCCATTGATACCGATTTCAGTAACACCCTTTCGGTTAACGAGCTAGCAGAACACCTGCGGCAAGTCAAACGAGGTATGTCTCAACAGGAATTGGATTATTTGTTTCGTTGTATGGATATTGATGGCAGTGGTGAAATTGATCTGGCTGAGTTTGGTGAATTGTTATTGCGTCAGCAACGATTGATGTCTAACTATAACGACTTCATTACTTACTTTATACCAATTGATGCTAATCAGGATGATGCTATCAGTATCGATGAAATGAATT